A genomic region of Anaeromyxobacter sp. contains the following coding sequences:
- the ruvX gene encoding Holliday junction resolvase RuvX has product MGYLGIDLGRARIGLALADAVLRTARPHSTVHRRSDAVDLAAIAEVAREYEVTTAVLGLPLNMDGSEGDSARFARGFGAKLGAALGVPVELQDERLSTFEAEGRLRERGVKAKDQRALIDAEAAAVILQSWLDGRTQ; this is encoded by the coding sequence ATGGGCTACCTCGGCATCGACCTCGGCCGCGCCCGCATCGGGCTGGCCCTCGCCGACGCGGTGCTCCGCACCGCGCGCCCGCACTCGACCGTCCACCGCCGCAGCGACGCGGTGGACCTCGCGGCCATCGCCGAGGTGGCCCGCGAGTACGAGGTCACCACCGCGGTGCTCGGGCTGCCGCTCAACATGGACGGGAGCGAGGGAGACTCGGCCCGCTTCGCCCGCGGCTTCGGGGCCAAGCTCGGCGCAGCCCTCGGCGTCCCGGTGGAGCTCCAGGACGAGCGGCTCTCCACCTTCGAGGCCGAGGGGCGCCTGAGGGAGCGCGGCGTCAAGGCCAAGGACCAGCGCGCCCTCATCGACGCCGAGGCGGCAGCGGTCATCCTGCAGTCCTGGCTGGACGGGAGGACCCAGTGA
- a CDS encoding PASTA domain-containing protein has protein sequence MGERTMRLGLAWGLVAALAGCGGGAPVNPPVTAAVPGVVGLTQAAASAAIAAAGLAVGAVTMTSSATVPAGSVASQDPAAGALVATGSAVALGVSSGPATVTTPSLSGLTQAQAEAALDAAGLLLGAMTTASSATVPAGSVISQVPSAGEAVLALSSVDLVLSSGPASQALPPDPSAVATPISPAQATSLAASTAFLRQGERPIQTGVGVIMDPLRVAVLRGEVRTRDGAPLPGALVTILGHPEYGETLSRADGRYDLAVNGGATLVVSVEAAGFLPAQRQVETPWDRWVMVPGVVLVALDGAVTAVASGSGVLQVARGTASTDAEGTRRSTVLFPAGTTASLLMADGTTVPAPVLHVRSTEYTVGTSGPEAMPGTLPPTSGYTYAMELSADEALAAGASHVTFSRPVVHYVENFLGFPVGTGVPLGWYDRAAGLWRADESGVVLRVLGVTGGAADLAVDAGGGPASPAALGALGIDLEERQALASLYVAGQSLWRVRMSHFSPWDANWSFGPPPDAVAPTLPEEQPLRVADAMEECGSVIGCENQSLGESVPLAGTPWRLHHQSDRTPGAVAGQDLDIMLTPQDLPASLLRVELVVEAAGRQWAYAFAPTPSRSHAFHFDGKDAYGRDVWGTVPVLVRIGYTYAGVYAQTSRFGYNGNGIVIDGSRSRREVTLWQRYRASLSRWNALGNGLGGWSLSVQHVYDPGSQRLLYGDGRTRQVPTAAVENVHRDPPGAVLLQQGTVALGPDGSRYLDLRSQQGVPSVLRVRDDGSPLWLGPVELAGGPVVGPDGALFLKVKTSASGPWSIRRYVDLGDGSAGPPSGTFVAGPFSALSFESTPLAVGPDGAVYFAVDALVKRVGPDGVVSTVAGDGLGGPSGGDGGPATGTSLGLPKHLAVTADGSLYIEDRGQARVRRVSPAGLISTVAGTGTPGNTGDGGPATSAAIDPQGMAVSIDGEVAILNKGFSPLLGQYATVRLVGTDGTITTIAGGGDRYDGPALATNLATGGAFGSYLAFGPDGWLNVGGFYGSERVIRRILPSLPRAGRGQFAVPDEDGREVHLFTAEGRHLRTVDGTTGGLVRAFAYDDAGRLASVTDGAGTTTVERTGSAPAAVTGPFGHRTLLSVDAAGWLSRIEDPAGATWAPTASASGLLQGLTDPLGRTHTYAYDARGRLLEDRGPAGAVTTLARVETATGLSVTTTTALGRRRRYDVAYLAAGGVHRTVVEASGATRAWSLVADGVERATAADGTVTTVTWEPDPRWGMAAPFPKTTEIRTPGGTTRTITSTRTAALSTPGDPLGPADLVETVTEAGRTWRAAYAWATRTWTLTSPGGRVSNQRLDPAGQTASIAAAGHTPLTFSFDSSGRVVGSAEGARTRSFAWGADGRLASLTDAVGRTTTFARDALGRATSELLPGGRTLGLAYDAVGNLAAVTPPSRGAHTLEWSPVDLLAGVTPPPVDGAGTRTTTYAHDADRNRTGAGLPDGDVVVQAWADPAGGLIGTDGQLASTASAAGTARFGWDAAGRLASATADGVTFSVAYDGALVTSQSWTGAVAGVVTAAFDAQHRPVSLTVAGVPTALAYDADGLLTGAGALSVTRDAASGLPVATGLGAVATVEGWSPLGEPATSAASAGATALYGVSLTRDALGRITGVAETVQGVSRTVGYGYDTAGRLAAVTVDGSLAAAYGYDPQGNRTSLATGGITVGATFDAQDRLLTAGSNTYGWTPTGTLASRSGAAGATTFQHDAQGRLRGAVLPDGRRLDYLLDGLGRRVGKRVDGLLAEGFLFDGERPVAWLDGAGGVIAVFVYGPRGHAPEYLVSGAATYRIVADHLGSPRLVVDAATGAVVQRLDYDAFGEVLLDSNPGFQPFGFAGGLRDLDTGLTHFGARDYDPATGRWTSKDPLGFAAGDGNLYAYAGNDPVNRIDPSGLAEVCAARRHVRPGDTLFINAADTTLLEWASAGSRPLKRFQPGTTVTFRGIDPADSRFIQVEQGGQAGYMLRQDLSNQHFGTEVLPGIPVVGRPLDAHAYPSYGAGTKG, from the coding sequence ATGGGCGAGCGCACGATGAGGCTGGGGTTGGCCTGGGGGCTGGTGGCGGCGCTGGCGGGGTGCGGCGGGGGGGCTCCCGTCAACCCGCCGGTCACGGCGGCCGTCCCGGGCGTGGTCGGTCTCACCCAGGCGGCGGCCAGCGCCGCCATCGCCGCCGCCGGCCTCGCGGTGGGAGCGGTGACCATGACCAGCAGCGCCACCGTTCCGGCCGGCAGCGTCGCCAGCCAGGATCCGGCCGCGGGTGCCTTGGTCGCCACCGGCAGCGCGGTGGCCCTCGGCGTCTCGAGCGGCCCCGCCACGGTGACCACGCCCTCGCTCTCCGGCCTCACCCAGGCCCAGGCCGAGGCCGCGCTCGACGCCGCCGGCCTGCTGCTCGGCGCCATGACCACCGCCAGCTCCGCCACCGTACCGGCGGGCAGCGTCATCTCCCAGGTCCCCTCGGCCGGCGAGGCCGTGCTGGCCCTCTCCTCCGTCGACCTGGTGCTCTCCTCGGGCCCCGCGAGCCAGGCGTTGCCACCAGACCCGTCCGCCGTGGCGACCCCCATCTCACCCGCCCAGGCCACCAGCCTGGCGGCCTCCACCGCCTTCCTCCGGCAGGGCGAGCGCCCCATCCAGACCGGGGTGGGCGTGATCATGGATCCGCTCCGCGTGGCGGTCCTGCGAGGCGAGGTGAGGACGCGCGACGGGGCGCCGCTCCCGGGGGCCTTGGTGACCATCCTCGGGCACCCCGAGTACGGCGAGACGCTCTCCCGCGCCGACGGTCGCTACGACCTGGCCGTGAACGGTGGCGCCACGCTGGTGGTGAGCGTGGAGGCGGCGGGCTTCCTGCCGGCCCAGCGCCAGGTGGAGACGCCGTGGGACCGGTGGGTGATGGTGCCCGGGGTGGTCCTGGTCGCCCTCGACGGCGCCGTGACCGCGGTCGCCTCCGGGTCGGGCGTCCTCCAGGTGGCGCGGGGCACCGCCTCCACCGACGCGGAGGGGACCCGCCGCTCCACCGTCCTCTTCCCCGCCGGCACCACGGCCTCGCTGCTGATGGCCGACGGCACCACCGTGCCGGCGCCGGTGCTCCACGTGCGGTCCACCGAGTACACCGTGGGGACGAGCGGACCGGAGGCCATGCCCGGGACCCTCCCGCCCACCAGCGGCTACACCTACGCCATGGAGCTCTCCGCCGACGAGGCCCTGGCGGCGGGCGCGAGCCACGTGACCTTCTCCAGGCCGGTGGTCCACTACGTCGAGAACTTCCTCGGCTTCCCTGTCGGCACCGGCGTCCCGCTCGGCTGGTACGACCGGGCCGCGGGGCTCTGGCGTGCCGACGAGAGCGGCGTGGTCCTGCGGGTCCTGGGCGTCACCGGCGGCGCCGCCGACCTGGCGGTGGACGCTGGCGGTGGCCCGGCCAGCCCGGCGGCCCTGGGCGCGCTGGGCATCGACCTCGAGGAACGACAGGCCCTGGCCTCGCTCTACGTCGCCGGCCAGTCGCTCTGGCGCGTCCGCATGTCCCACTTCTCGCCGTGGGACGCCAACTGGTCCTTCGGTCCGCCTCCCGACGCGGTGGCCCCGACCCTCCCCGAGGAGCAGCCCCTCCGGGTGGCCGATGCCATGGAGGAGTGCGGCTCGGTGATCGGGTGCGAGAACCAGAGCCTCGGCGAGTCGGTGCCCCTGGCCGGCACCCCGTGGCGCCTCCACCACCAGAGCGACCGGACGCCGGGCGCGGTGGCGGGCCAGGACCTGGACATCATGCTCACCCCGCAGGACCTTCCCGCCAGCCTGCTCCGCGTCGAGCTGGTGGTGGAGGCCGCGGGCCGCCAGTGGGCCTACGCCTTCGCGCCGACCCCGTCGCGCTCCCATGCCTTCCACTTCGACGGGAAGGACGCCTACGGGCGAGACGTCTGGGGCACGGTGCCGGTCCTGGTCCGCATCGGCTACACCTACGCCGGCGTCTACGCCCAGACCAGCCGCTTCGGCTACAACGGCAACGGCATCGTCATCGACGGCAGCCGGAGCCGCCGCGAGGTGACGCTCTGGCAGCGCTACCGGGCCAGCCTGTCCCGGTGGAACGCGCTCGGGAACGGGCTGGGCGGCTGGTCGCTCTCGGTCCAGCACGTGTACGATCCGGGGAGCCAGCGGCTCCTCTACGGGGACGGGCGGACGCGCCAGGTGCCGACCGCCGCCGTCGAGAACGTACACCGCGATCCACCCGGCGCCGTCCTCCTGCAGCAAGGGACGGTGGCGCTCGGCCCCGACGGCTCGCGCTACCTCGACCTCAGGAGCCAGCAGGGCGTCCCCTCCGTGCTGCGGGTCCGCGACGACGGATCGCCGCTGTGGCTGGGGCCCGTCGAACTCGCCGGCGGTCCGGTGGTCGGGCCCGACGGCGCGCTGTTCCTCAAGGTCAAGACCAGCGCCAGCGGCCCCTGGTCCATCCGGCGCTACGTCGATCTGGGCGATGGCAGCGCCGGCCCTCCCTCCGGCACCTTCGTGGCCGGTCCCTTCAGCGCCCTCAGCTTCGAGTCCACGCCCCTGGCCGTCGGGCCGGACGGCGCCGTCTACTTCGCCGTGGACGCGCTGGTCAAGCGGGTCGGGCCGGACGGGGTGGTCTCCACCGTCGCCGGGGATGGCCTCGGCGGGCCGTCGGGCGGAGACGGGGGGCCGGCCACCGGGACCTCCCTGGGCCTGCCCAAGCACCTGGCCGTGACCGCCGACGGCAGCCTCTACATCGAGGACCGGGGCCAGGCCCGGGTGCGTCGGGTCTCGCCCGCCGGCCTCATCTCCACGGTGGCCGGCACCGGCACCCCGGGGAACACGGGCGACGGCGGCCCGGCCACCTCGGCGGCCATCGACCCACAGGGGATGGCCGTGTCGATCGATGGCGAGGTGGCCATCCTCAACAAGGGCTTCAGCCCCCTGCTCGGACAGTACGCCACGGTCCGGCTGGTCGGGACCGACGGCACGATCACCACCATCGCCGGAGGCGGTGACCGCTACGACGGGCCGGCCCTGGCCACCAACCTCGCCACCGGCGGCGCCTTCGGGAGCTACCTGGCCTTCGGCCCCGACGGCTGGCTCAACGTGGGCGGCTTCTACGGCTCCGAGCGGGTCATCCGTCGCATCCTGCCGTCCCTGCCGCGGGCGGGCCGGGGCCAGTTCGCCGTACCCGACGAGGACGGGCGGGAGGTCCACCTCTTCACCGCCGAGGGGCGGCACCTGCGGACGGTGGACGGGACCACCGGCGGCCTCGTCCGCGCCTTCGCCTATGACGACGCCGGACGGCTCGCCAGCGTGACCGACGGCGCCGGCACCACCACCGTGGAGCGAACCGGCAGCGCGCCGGCCGCCGTGACGGGCCCCTTCGGCCACCGCACGCTCCTCTCCGTCGACGCGGCCGGCTGGCTCTCCCGGATCGAGGATCCCGCCGGCGCCACCTGGGCGCCGACCGCCTCGGCCAGCGGGTTGCTGCAGGGCCTCACCGATCCCCTGGGCCGGACGCACACCTACGCCTACGACGCCCGCGGGCGGCTCCTCGAGGACCGCGGCCCCGCAGGCGCGGTGACCACCCTGGCGCGCGTCGAGACGGCCACCGGGCTCAGCGTCACCACCACCACCGCCCTCGGCCGCAGGCGCCGCTACGACGTGGCGTACCTGGCGGCCGGGGGCGTCCACCGCACCGTGGTGGAGGCCTCGGGCGCCACCCGCGCCTGGTCACTGGTCGCCGACGGGGTCGAGCGAGCGACCGCCGCCGACGGGACGGTCACCACCGTGACCTGGGAGCCCGATCCGCGCTGGGGCATGGCAGCGCCCTTCCCGAAGACCACCGAGATCAGGACGCCGGGGGGCACCACGCGGACCATCACCTCCACCCGGACCGCGGCGCTGTCGACGCCTGGGGATCCGCTCGGGCCCGCCGACCTGGTGGAGACGGTGACGGAGGCCGGTCGGACCTGGCGCGCCGCCTACGCGTGGGCGACACGCACCTGGACGCTCACCTCGCCGGGCGGGCGCGTCAGCAACCAGCGGCTCGATCCCGCTGGCCAGACGGCCTCGATCGCCGCGGCGGGCCACACGCCGCTCACCTTCAGCTTCGACTCGTCGGGGCGGGTGGTGGGGAGCGCCGAGGGCGCCCGCACGCGGTCCTTCGCATGGGGCGCCGACGGCCGCCTGGCCAGCCTGACCGACGCCGTCGGCAGGACCACGACCTTCGCGCGGGACGCGCTCGGTCGGGCCACCAGCGAGCTCCTGCCGGGGGGACGCACCCTCGGGCTGGCCTACGACGCGGTCGGCAACCTCGCCGCCGTGACGCCGCCCAGCCGGGGCGCCCATACCCTGGAGTGGTCGCCGGTGGACCTGCTGGCCGGCGTCACGCCGCCGCCGGTGGACGGGGCGGGCACCCGCACCACCACCTATGCCCATGACGCCGACCGGAACCGCACCGGCGCCGGCCTGCCGGACGGCGATGTCGTCGTCCAGGCCTGGGCGGATCCCGCCGGCGGCCTGATCGGCACGGACGGCCAGCTGGCCTCGACGGCCAGCGCCGCCGGCACCGCCCGCTTCGGCTGGGACGCTGCCGGGAGGCTCGCCTCGGCGACGGCCGACGGGGTCACCTTCTCCGTGGCTTACGATGGCGCGCTGGTCACCAGCCAGTCCTGGACCGGCGCCGTGGCCGGCGTGGTCACGGCCGCCTTCGACGCGCAGCACCGGCCGGTCTCCCTGACCGTGGCCGGCGTCCCCACCGCGCTGGCCTACGACGCCGACGGGCTGCTCACCGGCGCCGGGGCGCTCTCCGTCACCCGCGACGCCGCCAGCGGCCTGCCGGTCGCCACCGGGCTCGGCGCCGTGGCCACGGTCGAGGGCTGGAGCCCCCTCGGCGAGCCGGCCACCTCGGCGGCCTCGGCCGGCGCCACCGCCCTCTACGGCGTGTCCCTCACCCGGGACGCGCTCGGGCGGATCACGGGAGTGGCGGAGACGGTGCAGGGCGTCTCCCGGACCGTCGGCTACGGCTATGACACGGCCGGCCGGCTGGCCGCGGTCACCGTGGACGGATCCCTGGCCGCGGCCTACGGGTACGACCCGCAGGGGAACCGGACCTCGCTCGCCACCGGCGGGATCACCGTGGGCGCGACCTTCGACGCCCAGGACCGGCTCCTCACCGCGGGCTCGAACACCTACGGCTGGACGCCCACCGGCACCCTGGCCTCCCGCAGCGGCGCGGCCGGCGCCACCACCTTCCAGCACGACGCCCAGGGCCGGCTCAGGGGCGCGGTGCTGCCGGACGGCCGGCGGCTCGACTACCTGCTCGACGGCCTGGGACGGCGGGTCGGGAAGCGGGTGGACGGCCTGCTCGCCGAGGGGTTCCTCTTTGACGGCGAGCGGCCGGTGGCCTGGCTCGACGGCGCCGGAGGGGTCATCGCGGTCTTCGTCTACGGCCCGCGAGGCCACGCGCCGGAGTACCTGGTCTCCGGGGCGGCCACCTATCGCATCGTCGCCGACCACCTCGGCAGCCCGCGCCTGGTGGTGGACGCCGCCACCGGCGCGGTGGTGCAGCGGCTCGACTACGACGCCTTCGGCGAGGTCCTCCTCGACAGCAACCCCGGCTTCCAGCCGTTCGGCTTCGCCGGCGGCCTGCGCGACCTGGACACCGGCCTCACCCACTTCGGGGCCCGGGACTACGACCCCGCCACCGGCCGCTGGACCTCCAAGGACCCGCTCGGCTTCGCGGCCGGCGACGGCAACCTCTACGCCTACGCCGGGAACGATCCGGTGAACCGGATCGATCCCTCGGGCCTCGCCGAGGTCTGCGCCGCCCGCCGCCACGTCAGGCCCGGAGACACGCTCTTCATCAACGCCGCGGACACCACGTTGCTGGAGTGGGCCAGCGCCGGCTCGAGACCACTGAAGCGCTTCCAGCCGGGAACGACGGTCACCTTCCGCGGCATCGACCCGGCCGACAGCCGGTTCATCCAGGTGGAGCAGGGTGGCCAGGCGGGCTACATGCTCAGGCAGGACCTCTCGAACCAGCACTTCGGAACCGAGGTCCTGCCCGGCATCCCGGTCGTTGGACGGCCCCTGGACGCCCATGCCTACCCATCCTACGGCGCCGGGACCAAGGGGTGA
- the mltG gene encoding endolytic transglycosylase MltG, with product MRVGAVLLLAALAAAAAFAWVAWRELEAFRTTPHGATEEVVVEIAPGSSPRAVVRALARAGVLADDELAWRYVRWVKKEPRPFKAGEYAFAGLLTPDQALERVYRGEIRLYRFTVPEGLRAEEIAEVVARSGLATAEDFLLLARDPAVARAAGVPFDSLEGYLFPDTYAFAKGVTARQIVDAMLRRFREAWTAAEAGRGPGVTLDEAQAVTLASIVEKETGQVAERPRIACVFHNRLARGMRLQTDPTVMYATFLRTGRWSKNISRADLLAAHPYNTYTAAGLPPGPIASPGAAALAAALAPATCADLFFVSRNDGTHVFCPDLACHEAAVRQWQVEFFRRKRP from the coding sequence CTGCGGGTGGGCGCCGTGCTCCTGCTCGCCGCGCTGGCCGCCGCCGCCGCCTTCGCCTGGGTGGCCTGGCGCGAGCTGGAGGCCTTCCGCACCACCCCGCACGGCGCCACCGAGGAGGTGGTGGTGGAGATCGCCCCGGGCAGCTCGCCGCGGGCGGTGGTGCGGGCCCTGGCGCGGGCCGGGGTGCTGGCCGACGACGAGCTGGCCTGGCGCTACGTGCGCTGGGTGAAGAAGGAGCCGCGCCCCTTCAAGGCCGGCGAGTACGCCTTCGCCGGCCTGCTCACGCCCGACCAGGCGCTGGAGCGGGTTTACCGCGGGGAGATCCGGCTCTACCGCTTCACCGTGCCGGAGGGGCTGCGCGCCGAGGAGATCGCCGAGGTGGTGGCGCGGAGCGGCCTGGCCACCGCCGAGGACTTCCTGCTGCTGGCGCGCGACCCGGCCGTGGCGCGCGCCGCCGGGGTGCCGTTCGACTCGCTGGAGGGCTACCTCTTCCCCGACACCTACGCCTTCGCCAAGGGGGTGACCGCCCGCCAGATCGTGGACGCCATGCTGCGGCGCTTCCGCGAGGCCTGGACGGCGGCCGAGGCGGGCCGCGGCCCCGGCGTCACGCTCGACGAGGCCCAGGCGGTCACGCTGGCCTCCATCGTCGAGAAGGAGACCGGCCAGGTGGCGGAGCGGCCCCGCATCGCCTGCGTCTTCCACAACCGGCTGGCGCGCGGCATGCGCCTGCAGACCGACCCCACCGTGATGTACGCCACCTTCCTGCGCACCGGCCGCTGGTCGAAGAACATCAGCCGCGCCGACCTGCTGGCGGCGCACCCGTACAACACGTACACCGCCGCCGGCCTGCCGCCCGGCCCCATCGCCAGCCCGGGCGCCGCCGCCCTGGCGGCCGCCCTGGCCCCGGCCACCTGCGCCGACCTCTTCTTCGTCTCGCGCAACGACGGCACCCACGTCTTCTGCCCGGACCTGGCCTGCCACGAGGCGGCGGTGCGGCAGTGGCAGGTGGAGTTCTTCCGGCGCAAGCGCCCCTGA
- a CDS encoding serine/threonine protein kinase, which produces MSAASAVAALDDHLVLKGLIGRGAMGEVHRAWDAALERAVAVKFLRGFDAREAERVLLEARLQARVEHPHVVRVLEVGTLGGRPCLVLQLVEGPSLADFGPGCTLVERVELVRQAAEGLHAAHREGLVHRDVKPDNVLVDLGGPAPRALVSDFGLARGDEGGLTRSGLPAGTVEYMSPEHVLGASPADYRADIYALGAALYALLAGRPPFRRASEPGGASDETSLLRRILEDAPDPLPPAVPVELRRVVAKAMEKAPEARYASALAFAEDLGRFQRGEPVRARPAPAVERLYRWARRNRAASRALAVALATLLAALGSALWLSRRSGIDSLEAARLGALATSLETRLRLEWLAPPHDLRPALAALRPEVERLRPLAAGGRSAGPASYALGKGLELLDDLDGARAAYQRALALGFEGPEVAEGLGEVMGRLYERERDRALRTLGPAARGERLASLQRELRDPALRSLAQGAGGGWRLPWLRARMALLEGDLDAARARAAEALAAAPERYEARVLQGEAWMAEAERRSDAEQLAEGLAALEQGEAALTAAAEWGRSDPRLLRLLARLHVRRAEFTGRQGKETGALVEAAQGWLDRAARLDPDAPALLIAQAALLMDSERLAANFGRFTGLPRLERAAALLRQAVALRPEDVEARSLLMVALQRVGHFLLERGLPCLEPLDEGIAMLGATVALAPSDPEVRDTGATLLAKKGRWQVEAGLDARATLQAAVQEAEAALRLDPPAPARVQQTLAEALVFLGQASWLSGVDPRPAFERAIAVTEAVTRAEGENFLSTFRTVYILATASMTLLDMGADARPDLARALEAATRARATHPEQPLLGFLHGQVLTIEARRALLDGQDPMPAVGEARRLLTEAVLRMGNPAVAAETRTMLSLLEGRWRVTRGLDPGAALAEAERGFARLEVEVKGTMAGPIGRAACALERARWLRRQGGDAAAAARRGLAPVEEAIRRGGLDPTPRVVQARLLGFTGDVDGGRAALARTLAGNALVGGGAEARLAAAELGVP; this is translated from the coding sequence GTGAGCGCGGCGAGCGCGGTGGCCGCCCTCGACGACCACCTGGTGCTCAAGGGGCTCATCGGGCGAGGGGCCATGGGCGAGGTCCACCGCGCCTGGGACGCCGCGCTGGAGCGGGCGGTGGCGGTGAAGTTCCTGCGCGGCTTCGACGCCAGGGAGGCGGAGCGGGTGCTGCTGGAGGCCCGCCTCCAGGCGCGCGTCGAGCACCCCCACGTGGTGCGGGTGCTCGAGGTCGGCACGCTGGGGGGGCGCCCCTGCCTGGTGCTGCAGCTGGTGGAGGGGCCCTCGCTCGCCGACTTCGGCCCGGGCTGCACGCTGGTGGAGCGGGTGGAGCTGGTCCGCCAGGCGGCCGAGGGGCTCCACGCCGCCCACCGCGAGGGGCTGGTCCACCGCGACGTGAAGCCGGACAACGTGCTCGTCGACCTCGGCGGGCCGGCGCCGCGCGCCCTGGTCTCCGACTTCGGCCTGGCGCGGGGCGACGAGGGCGGCCTGACCCGCTCCGGCCTGCCCGCCGGGACGGTGGAGTACATGAGCCCCGAGCACGTCCTCGGCGCCTCCCCGGCCGACTACCGCGCCGACATCTACGCCCTGGGCGCCGCGCTCTACGCCCTGCTGGCCGGTCGACCACCCTTCCGCCGGGCCAGCGAGCCCGGGGGCGCCTCGGACGAGACCAGCCTGCTCCGGCGCATCCTGGAGGACGCGCCGGACCCGCTGCCGCCGGCGGTGCCGGTCGAGCTGCGACGGGTGGTGGCCAAGGCCATGGAGAAGGCGCCCGAGGCCCGCTACGCCAGCGCCCTGGCCTTCGCCGAGGACCTGGGCCGGTTCCAGCGCGGCGAGCCGGTGCGGGCCCGGCCGGCGCCGGCGGTCGAGCGGCTCTACCGCTGGGCCCGGCGCAACCGGGCCGCCTCGCGCGCCCTGGCCGTGGCCCTGGCCACGCTGCTGGCGGCCCTGGGCTCCGCGCTCTGGCTCTCCAGGCGGTCGGGGATCGACTCGCTCGAGGCGGCCCGCCTGGGCGCCCTGGCCACCTCCCTGGAGACGCGCCTGCGCCTGGAGTGGCTGGCCCCGCCTCATGACCTCCGGCCGGCGCTCGCCGCCCTGCGCCCCGAGGTGGAGCGGCTGCGTCCGCTCGCCGCGGGCGGGCGATCGGCCGGGCCGGCCAGCTACGCGCTCGGCAAGGGGCTGGAGCTGCTCGACGACCTCGACGGCGCGCGGGCGGCCTACCAGCGGGCCCTGGCGCTCGGCTTCGAGGGGCCGGAGGTGGCCGAGGGGCTCGGCGAGGTGATGGGCCGGCTCTACGAGCGGGAGCGCGACCGGGCCCTGCGGACGCTCGGCCCGGCCGCGCGCGGCGAGCGGCTGGCGAGCCTGCAGCGCGAGCTCCGCGACCCGGCGCTGCGCTCCCTGGCCCAGGGCGCCGGCGGCGGGTGGCGCCTCCCCTGGCTGCGGGCCCGCATGGCGCTGCTGGAGGGCGACCTCGACGCGGCGCGCGCCAGGGCGGCCGAGGCCCTGGCGGCCGCCCCCGAGCGCTACGAGGCGCGCGTGCTCCAGGGCGAGGCCTGGATGGCCGAGGCGGAGCGGCGCAGCGACGCCGAGCAGCTCGCCGAGGGGCTCGCCGCGCTGGAGCAGGGCGAGGCGGCGCTCACCGCCGCGGCCGAGTGGGGCCGGAGCGATCCCAGGCTGCTGCGCCTGCTGGCGCGGCTCCACGTCCGGCGCGCCGAGTTCACCGGCCGCCAGGGCAAGGAGACCGGCGCGCTCGTGGAGGCCGCCCAGGGCTGGCTCGACCGGGCCGCCCGGCTCGATCCGGACGCGCCGGCGCTGCTGATCGCCCAGGCCGCGCTGCTGATGGACTCGGAGCGGCTGGCCGCCAACTTCGGCCGCTTCACCGGGCTCCCCCGCCTGGAGCGGGCGGCGGCGCTCCTGCGCCAGGCCGTGGCGCTCCGGCCCGAGGACGTGGAGGCCCGATCGCTGCTCATGGTGGCGCTCCAGCGGGTCGGCCACTTCCTGCTGGAGCGAGGGCTCCCCTGCCTCGAGCCGCTCGACGAGGGGATCGCCATGCTCGGCGCGACGGTGGCGCTGGCCCCCTCCGACCCGGAGGTCCGCGACACCGGCGCCACGCTGCTGGCCAAGAAGGGGCGCTGGCAGGTGGAGGCCGGGCTCGACGCGCGCGCCACGCTCCAGGCCGCCGTCCAGGAGGCGGAGGCGGCGCTGCGGCTCGACCCACCCGCCCCCGCCCGGGTCCAGCAGACGCTCGCCGAGGCGCTCGTGTTCCTGGGCCAGGCCAGCTGGCTCTCCGGCGTGGACCCCCGGCCGGCCTTCGAGCGGGCCATCGCGGTGACCGAGGCGGTCACCCGGGCCGAGGGAGAGAACTTCCTCAGCACCTTCCGGACCGTCTACATCCTGGCCACCGCCTCGATGACGCTGCTCGACATGGGAGCCGACGCGCGGCCGGACCTGGCCCGGGCCCTCGAGGCGGCGACGCGGGCGCGCGCCACCCATCCGGAGCAGCCGCTCCTCGGCTTCCTCCACGGCCAGGTGCTCACCATCGAGGCGCGGCGCGCCCTGCTGGACGGCCAGGACCCGATGCCGGCCGTCGGCGAGGCGCGCCGCCTGCTCACGGAGGCCGTCCTGCGGATGGGCAACCCGGCGGTGGCCGCCGAGACACGGACCATGCTCTCCCTCCTGGAGGGGCGCTGGCGGGTCACCCGCGGCCTGGATCCCGGCGCGGCGCTCGCCGAGGCGGAGCGCGGGTTCGCCCGGCTCGAGGTGGAGGTGAAAGGGACGATGGCCGGCCCGATCGGCCGCGCCGCCTGCGCGCTGGAGCGGGCCCGCTGGCTCAGGCGGCAGGGTGGCGACGCCGCCGCGGCCGCCCGGCGGGGCCTGGCGCCGGTGGAGGAGGCCATCCGGCGGGGCGGGCTCGATCCGACGCCGCGGGTGGTGCAGGCCAGGCTCCTGGGGTTCACCGGCGACGTGGACGGCGGGCGGGCGGCCCTGGCGCGGACCCTGGCGGGGAACGCCCTGGTGGGCGGCGGGGCCGAGGCCCGGCTCGCCGCGGCGGAGCTGGGCGTCCCCTGA